One Tindallia magadiensis genomic region harbors:
- a CDS encoding cation:proton antiporter subunit C, with translation MQIQFFLQNINYIGSSCLFVIGLYTVLTHPNLIKKIIGINIMETSVFLFFVSIGFVQGGSAPIIKASGNEAIHYVNPLPSALILTGIVVAVSITVYGLSMIIKIYDAYGTIELDEIMQIRSGKVND, from the coding sequence GTGCAGATTCAATTTTTTCTCCAAAATATAAACTATATAGGTTCATCCTGTCTTTTTGTCATTGGACTTTACACGGTGCTAACACATCCGAATCTGATCAAAAAAATAATAGGAATTAATATTATGGAAACCTCTGTTTTTCTTTTCTTTGTTTCTATTGGTTTTGTTCAAGGAGGTAGCGCACCGATTATTAAAGCATCTGGAAATGAAGCGATACACTATGTTAATCCACTACCTTCTGCATTAATACTGACCGGTATCGTAGTGGCTGTCAGCATTACAGTATATGGACTAAGCATGATCATAAAAATTTATGATGCTTACGGCACGATTGAGCTTGATGAGATTATGCAGATAAGGAGTGGAAAAGTTAATGATTAG
- a CDS encoding MnhB domain-containing protein has protein sequence MDDLIVRNISRMIIPFIQLYGIFVIFHGHLSPGGGFPGGAILGASIILYTLAFGAEKGHKKLPHSTSKWLESGAIIWFILLGLFGIFAGHVFLTNKAAGFYMGEVGDIISGGFIPLVTLAIGIKVGSTMITLFHTMIEEEEH, from the coding sequence ATGGATGATTTGATTGTTAGGAATATTAGTCGGATGATCATTCCTTTTATTCAGTTATATGGTATTTTTGTTATTTTTCATGGGCATCTATCTCCTGGTGGTGGATTTCCTGGCGGTGCTATTCTGGGTGCTAGTATTATTCTTTATACATTAGCTTTTGGTGCCGAGAAAGGACACAAAAAACTACCACATTCTACGTCAAAATGGTTAGAGAGTGGTGCTATTATCTGGTTTATTTTATTAGGTCTTTTTGGGATTTTTGCCGGGCATGTTTTTTTAACAAACAAAGCTGCTGGGTTTTATATGGGTGAAGTTGGAGATATTATCAGCGGTGGATTTATTCCATTGGTTACCTTAGCTATTGGAATAAAGGTTGGTAGTACAATGATCACGTTATTTCATACTATGATAGAAGAAGAGGAGCATTGA
- the mbhE gene encoding hydrogen gas-evolving membrane-bound hydrogenase subunit E has protein sequence MKKLIMFTALGGLLILMISSYMQMPPMGNIENPSYNQVAEYYLKEAIEDTHSPNVVADIIMDYRSLDTLGEATVLFTSIAAVLTVLVGKDPKPEEEDVHHG, from the coding sequence ATGAAAAAACTAATTATGTTTACAGCTCTTGGAGGCCTGCTGATTTTGATGATATCTAGCTATATGCAGATGCCACCAATGGGAAATATAGAAAATCCGTCCTACAATCAAGTGGCCGAATATTACCTAAAAGAAGCAATAGAAGACACTCATTCGCCGAATGTTGTAGCCGATATTATTATGGATTACCGATCGCTGGATACCCTTGGGGAAGCAACGGTTCTTTTTACATCAATAGCGGCGGTGTTAACCGTCTTGGTAGGGAAGGATCCAAAACCGGAAGAGGAGGATGTTCATCATGGATGA
- a CDS encoding hydrogenase subunit MbhD domain-containing protein gives MQLLNVILIVFLIACAIAVEKTRDLLSAVIIFASYSLIMAVLWLFLRSPDVAMTEAAIGAGVTTIMFIAVISRTRRMEK, from the coding sequence ATGCAACTTCTAAACGTGATACTAATTGTTTTTCTAATTGCCTGTGCCATTGCGGTTGAAAAAACGAGAGACTTACTAAGTGCTGTCATTATTTTTGCATCGTACAGTTTAATAATGGCTGTGTTATGGCTTTTTCTGAGATCGCCGGATGTGGCAATGACAGAAGCGGCCATTGGCGCTGGTGTTACAACGATTATGTTTATTGCCGTTATCAGCAGAACCAGGAGGATGGAAAAATGA
- the mnhG gene encoding monovalent cation/H(+) antiporter subunit G gives MILNGLIIIFLAGGCFFFMVGTVGLIRMPEAFSRMHATTKCDTLGAGLVLVALMLYTGMQIITVKLFIILVFIWITNPTAAHIISKAAYNTDPEIPKSHKTIKKG, from the coding sequence ATGATACTAAACGGACTAATTATTATATTTTTAGCAGGTGGATGCTTTTTTTTCATGGTAGGAACAGTAGGTTTAATACGCATGCCGGAAGCATTCTCCAGAATGCACGCAACAACAAAATGCGACACGTTGGGAGCGGGCTTAGTGTTGGTCGCATTAATGCTCTATACTGGAATGCAGATCATTACCGTGAAGTTATTTATTATTCTGGTGTTTATTTGGATTACAAACCCGACAGCCGCCCATATTATCTCAAAAGCTGCTTATAATACGGATCCTGAAATTCCTAAGTCGCATAAAACGATAAAGAAAGGGTGA
- a CDS encoding monovalent cation/H+ antiporter complex subunit F, whose amino-acid sequence MLMYAFIATSVFLALMTFFCLYRAYVGPTAVDRVVAINVITTKVAMLIVLMSIMIGQESFVDVALIYAMMGFIATICVSKYIEKGKLG is encoded by the coding sequence ATGTTAATGTATGCGTTTATAGCGACATCTGTTTTTTTAGCACTGATGACTTTTTTTTGCCTATATAGAGCGTATGTAGGTCCGACAGCCGTGGACCGAGTAGTGGCCATTAATGTCATTACTACAAAAGTAGCGATGTTGATTGTGCTGATGTCTATTATGATAGGACAGGAGTCTTTTGTTGACGTAGCTTTAATTTATGCAATGATGGGCTTTATTGCAACCATATGTGTATCTAAATACATAGAAAAAGGCAAACTGGGTTAA
- a CDS encoding Na+/H+ antiporter subunit E, which translates to MLKDKEKSKMKKYLIPTVLLFMFWMILSPGFGAQTIFLGLLLSILVVAYSKDILFSTKEMPLYQGKHFVNMLRFIGVLIIEIFKANIEVAKIVLDPKLPIEPHFIKVPMMLENDMNKVIFGNSVTLTPGTLTVDIVEDGFIIHALTKEAAEAMEGSFIEVWMAKQEDKQC; encoded by the coding sequence ATGTTAAAGGATAAGGAAAAGAGTAAAATGAAAAAATATTTAATTCCCACAGTACTTCTTTTTATGTTTTGGATGATTCTTTCGCCTGGTTTTGGAGCGCAAACTATTTTTTTGGGCCTGCTTCTAAGTATTTTGGTGGTAGCCTACTCAAAGGATATTCTTTTTTCAACAAAAGAAATGCCCTTATATCAAGGGAAACACTTTGTTAACATGCTCCGGTTTATTGGTGTTTTAATTATTGAAATATTTAAGGCGAATATAGAAGTTGCGAAGATTGTGCTGGACCCAAAACTTCCAATAGAGCCACACTTTATTAAAGTCCCTATGATGTTGGAAAATGACATGAATAAGGTGATCTTTGGAAATTCTGTTACACTTACACCAGGCACCCTAACCGTTGATATTGTTGAAGACGGATTTATTATTCATGCATTAACCAAAGAGGCTGCTGAGGCAATGGAAGGAAGTTTTATTGAAGTATGGATGGCGAAACAGGAGGATAAACAATGTTAA
- a CDS encoding CBS domain-containing protein, translating to MTTNHVVEPMQDELKAKDIMVKDVMTVTEDQTVDQVIQLLMDHNISGLPVVDEDNHVVGIVTEGDLIYRSKKLEIPRYFTILDSYIFFDNTKKVEDQIRKMVGYRVKEIMTKEVIVVDIEDTVEDIATTMTRKNINRVPVTKEGKLVGIVTRRDIIRAYASG from the coding sequence ATGACCACCAACCATGTGGTTGAACCAATGCAAGATGAGTTGAAAGCAAAAGATATCATGGTTAAAGATGTAATGACAGTGACGGAAGATCAAACCGTTGACCAGGTAATTCAGTTGTTGATGGATCACAATATAAGCGGATTACCGGTAGTAGATGAAGATAATCATGTGGTAGGTATTGTAACGGAGGGAGACCTTATTTACAGAAGTAAAAAATTGGAAATACCAAGGTATTTTACCATTTTAGATAGCTATATTTTTTTTGATAACACAAAAAAAGTAGAAGACCAGATCCGGAAAATGGTAGGTTATCGCGTAAAAGAAATAATGACAAAAGAAGTAATAGTGGTGGATATTGAAGATACAGTAGAAGATATCGCAACAACCATGACAAGGAAGAATATTAACCGGGTACCGGTGACGAAAGAAGGAAAACTGGTGGGCATTGTTACAAGAAGAGATATTATCCGCGCTTATGCTAGTGGGTAG
- the dcd gene encoding dCTP deaminase, whose protein sequence is MILSGREIKSRLGKDIFIEPFDEKQLNPNSYNLKLHNELLTYDSDMLDMKKPNATRKLSIPEEGLVLEPQRLYLGRIKEYTKTFDLVPMLEGRSSIGRLGLFIHITAGFGDVGFCGYWTLEIFCIHPIRIYPNVEICQIYYHTIEGDYDSYESGKYQLNKGIQASKLYEDFK, encoded by the coding sequence ATGATTCTTTCTGGACGAGAAATAAAAAGCAGGTTGGGAAAAGATATTTTTATTGAACCCTTTGATGAAAAGCAGTTGAACCCCAATAGTTACAACTTAAAACTACATAATGAATTATTGACATACGACTCGGACATGCTTGATATGAAAAAGCCGAACGCTACCCGAAAACTTTCTATACCAGAAGAGGGTCTGGTACTGGAACCGCAACGCCTTTACTTGGGAAGAATAAAAGAATACACTAAAACCTTTGATCTTGTACCGATGTTAGAAGGTCGATCATCCATTGGTAGGTTAGGCCTTTTTATCCATATAACCGCTGGATTTGGAGATGTTGGATTTTGTGGATATTGGACATTGGAAATATTTTGTATCCACCCAATTCGCATTTATCCCAATGTGGAAATATGTCAGATCTACTATCACACGATAGAAGGTGATTACGATTCTTATGAAAGTGGTAAATATCAATTGAATAAAGGTATTCAGGCAAGTAAGCTTTATGAAGACTTCAAATAA